One stretch of Roseovarius mucosus DNA includes these proteins:
- the rlmB gene encoding 23S rRNA (guanosine(2251)-2'-O)-methyltransferase RlmB, with protein MKKPRWVIDKEQAKRAAASETVWLFGLHAVRDALENPAREKLRLIVTKNAADKLEAAIAASGITPEEVDPRKFNAPLDPGSVHQGAALEVKPLDWGPMAEVCLGDGRTAPRVVLLDRVTDPHNVGAILRSAEVFGARAVIAPRHHAAPETGALAKTASGALERQPYLRVRNLADAIIELQAMGYTVLGLAGEAELTIEAALEGKRDRPVALVLGAEGPGLRERTREVCDALVRIEFASDFGSLNVSNAAAVALYAARG; from the coding sequence ATGAAAAAACCCCGTTGGGTGATCGACAAGGAACAGGCCAAGCGGGCGGCAGCCTCTGAGACTGTGTGGCTGTTTGGTTTGCATGCGGTGCGTGATGCGCTGGAAAACCCGGCCCGCGAAAAACTGCGGCTGATCGTGACGAAAAACGCCGCTGACAAGCTGGAGGCGGCGATTGCTGCAAGCGGCATAACACCCGAAGAGGTCGATCCGCGCAAGTTCAACGCCCCGCTTGATCCCGGTTCGGTGCATCAGGGTGCCGCGCTAGAAGTCAAGCCGCTGGATTGGGGCCCGATGGCTGAGGTCTGTTTGGGGGATGGTCGCACCGCGCCCCGCGTGGTGCTTTTGGATCGGGTCACAGACCCGCATAACGTGGGTGCTATTCTGCGCTCTGCCGAAGTATTTGGCGCGCGGGCAGTAATTGCCCCCCGCCATCACGCCGCACCCGAAACCGGGGCACTTGCCAAGACCGCCAGCGGTGCGCTTGAACGCCAGCCTTACCTCAGAGTGCGCAATCTGGCCGATGCGATCATCGAGTTGCAGGCCATGGGCTATACGGTGCTGGGGCTGGCCGGTGAGGCGGAACTGACCATTGAGGCCGCTCTTGAGGGCAAGCGTGACCGTCCGGTTGCCCTTGTGCTCGGCGCCGAGGGGCCGGGGCTGCGCGAGAGGACGCGCGAGGTGTGCGATGCCTTGGTGCGGATCGAGTTCGCCAGCGATTTCGGCTCGCTCAACGTGTCCAACGCGGCGGCTGTGGCGCTTTACGCAGCGCGAGGCTGA
- a CDS encoding class I SAM-dependent methyltransferase, whose amino-acid sequence MAIPDTLAARLIETVKGHELNGSFLMLGRQRWIGSRRGASSRVFAQALADHLPGLSEADLVPEGATYSEPFFEKLGFASVDSMDYSDFEKASIIQDLSAELPKKLERKFDVIYDGGTCEHIFDLPTAYRNIHKMLKPGGVLIGHSPCNNWVNHSFYQINPEMVYGFWEATLGYEVLHCALQPIKPAHARKVVTTTNPNVTGKRPRLSGSLAEGGIILDYAVRKPKRSTKSADKVYQSDYVNRWTAPDQESTEDAA is encoded by the coding sequence ATGGCCATTCCTGATACCCTTGCTGCCCGGCTGATTGAGACTGTAAAAGGTCATGAGTTGAACGGTAGTTTCTTGATGCTTGGGCGGCAGCGCTGGATCGGGTCACGGCGCGGTGCGTCATCGCGGGTGTTTGCGCAAGCGTTGGCAGACCACTTGCCGGGCCTGAGCGAGGCCGATCTGGTTCCCGAAGGTGCAACCTATTCCGAACCCTTCTTCGAGAAACTCGGTTTTGCCTCGGTCGATTCCATGGATTACTCGGATTTTGAAAAGGCCAGTATCATTCAAGACCTCAGCGCCGAATTGCCCAAGAAACTGGAGCGCAAGTTCGACGTGATCTATGACGGCGGCACCTGCGAGCATATCTTTGATTTGCCCACCGCCTATCGCAATATTCACAAGATGCTCAAACCCGGTGGCGTGCTGATCGGGCACAGCCCCTGCAACAACTGGGTCAATCATTCATTTTACCAGATCAACCCCGAGATGGTCTATGGCTTTTGGGAGGCGACACTGGGCTATGAGGTGCTGCATTGCGCATTGCAACCGATCAAGCCTGCGCATGCCCGAAAGGTGGTGACAACCACCAATCCCAATGTGACCGGCAAGCGCCCGCGCCTGTCCGGTTCATTGGCAGAGGGCGGGATCATCCTCGATTATGCGGTGCGCAAGCCGAAGCGCTCAACAAAATCAGCAGACAAGGTGTATCAATCCGATTACGTCAACCGCTGGACCGCGCCAGATCAAGAGAGCACAGAAGACGCCGCCTGA
- a CDS encoding ABC transporter transmembrane domain-containing protein, which produces MVRRAENGADLLDREKSKHVGALAELWPFLRPYRKLLTAAVLALVITASVALMLPLAVRRVVDNFSAENGAILDQYFAAAVLIAALLAVGTGLRYLLVTRLGERVVADIRKAVFDRVIGMSPAFFERLMTGEVLSRITTDTTLILSVIGSSVSIALRNLLILIGGMGLMMLTSAKLTGLVLLIVPLVIVPILTLGRRMRVLSRENQDWIAQSSGNASEALLSVQTVQAFTHERESRARFGDVTERSHDAARRRVNTRALMTVIVIFLVFTGIVGVLWIGARDVRAGGMTAGSLVQFVIYAVMVAGAVAALSEIWGELQRAAGATERLVELLQAEDPVRDPARPSPVPRPVRGEIAFEDVQFAYPSRPGIPALDHVSLTIRPGETVALVGPSGAGKTSVIQLIQRFYDPDAGRITLDGVSLADMARHEFRRDLALVPQDPVIFAASARDNIRFGRLDATDAEIEAAAHAANAHDFICRLPDGYDTYVGERGVMLSGGQKQRIAIARAILRDAPVLLLDEATSALDAESERAVQSAVEAMARTRTTIIVAHRLATVKKADRIVVMDQGRIVAQGTHDSLVAENGLYARLARLQFTDGEAA; this is translated from the coding sequence ATGGTGCGCAGGGCCGAAAACGGGGCTGATCTGCTGGATCGCGAGAAATCGAAACATGTGGGCGCGTTGGCTGAACTGTGGCCATTCTTGCGCCCCTATCGCAAACTGCTGACTGCCGCGGTTCTGGCGTTGGTCATCACCGCAAGCGTGGCCTTGATGCTGCCACTGGCAGTGCGCCGGGTGGTGGATAATTTCAGCGCTGAGAACGGCGCTATCCTTGACCAGTATTTCGCGGCGGCTGTGCTGATCGCGGCGCTTTTGGCGGTAGGCACCGGGTTGCGGTATCTGCTGGTGACCCGGTTGGGCGAGCGCGTGGTCGCCGATATTCGCAAGGCCGTGTTTGACCGCGTGATCGGCATGAGCCCAGCCTTTTTCGAGCGGCTGATGACGGGCGAGGTTCTGAGCAGGATCACGACAGATACGACGCTGATCCTGTCAGTGATTGGCTCTTCGGTGTCGATCGCGCTGCGAAATTTGCTGATCTTGATCGGGGGCATGGGGTTGATGATGCTGACCTCAGCCAAGCTGACGGGGCTCGTTCTGTTGATCGTACCCCTCGTCATCGTGCCTATTCTAACGCTTGGCCGACGGATGCGCGTGCTCAGCCGCGAGAACCAAGACTGGATCGCGCAGAGTTCGGGCAATGCGTCAGAGGCGCTTTTGTCTGTGCAGACGGTGCAGGCTTTCACCCATGAGCGCGAGAGCCGCGCGCGATTTGGTGATGTGACCGAACGCAGCCATGACGCCGCACGCCGCCGGGTCAATACCCGCGCGCTGATGACCGTGATCGTGATCTTTCTCGTTTTCACAGGGATTGTGGGCGTGCTTTGGATCGGCGCACGCGATGTGCGCGCGGGGGGCATGACCGCAGGTAGTTTGGTGCAATTTGTCATCTACGCGGTGATGGTCGCAGGGGCGGTTGCGGCGCTCTCGGAAATCTGGGGCGAATTGCAGCGCGCGGCAGGTGCAACTGAGCGTCTGGTCGAGCTGTTGCAAGCCGAAGATCCGGTGCGCGATCCCGCCCGACCATCCCCTGTGCCACGCCCGGTGCGCGGTGAGATCGCCTTTGAGGATGTGCAATTCGCCTATCCATCGCGCCCCGGCATCCCAGCATTGGATCACGTGAGCCTGACGATCCGCCCCGGCGAAACGGTCGCTCTTGTCGGTCCCTCTGGGGCGGGTAAGACCAGCGTCATTCAGTTGATCCAGCGCTTCTATGATCCGGATGCAGGGCGAATCACGCTCGATGGCGTGTCGCTTGCGGATATGGCGCGGCACGAATTTCGTCGTGATCTGGCCTTGGTGCCGCAGGACCCGGTGATCTTTGCCGCCTCGGCACGCGACAACATCCGCTTTGGCCGGCTTGATGCGACCGACGCCGAGATCGAGGCCGCGGCGCACGCAGCCAATGCGCATGATTTCATTTGCCGCTTGCCGGACGGCTATGACACTTATGTGGGCGAGCGTGGTGTGATGCTGTCCGGTGGGCAGAAACAGCGTATCGCCATTGCCCGCGCTATTCTGCGAGATGCGCCAGTTCTGTTGCTGGACGAGGCGACATCGGCGCTTGATGCCGAGAGCGAACGCGCGGTGCAGTCAGCGGTAGAAGCGATGGCGCGCACCCGCACCACGATTATCGTGGCCCATCGTCTGGCGACGGTAAAAAAGGCTGACCGCATTGTGGTGATGGATCAGGGCCGCATTGTCGCGCAGGGCACGCATGACAGCCTTGTCGCTGAGAATGGCCTCTATGCGCGGCTCGCGCGGTTGCAATTCACCGATGGCGAGGCGGCCTGA
- the hchA gene encoding glyoxalase III HchA: protein MSTPQSSDMRPTPDPAEDNAFFPSPYSLSQFTAPVSDLSGADYPHPYSGGRWKILVICADERYLRMENGTMFSTGNHPVETLLPLYHLDKAGFGFDFATISGYPAKFELWAMPRQDPEVMGLFAKYAEALKTPVKLRDVLAKVLEGGSDYIGVFIPGGHGALIGLPESAEVKTLLEWVAAEDKFLISLCHGPAAFLAVGKDSTIYKGRKIVAFPDAMDAQTPEIGYMPGHLTWKFGEELQAIGFEILNEGISGQVHKDGKILTGDSPLAGNGLGKLAATELLAEVHKK from the coding sequence ATGTCGACACCACAGTCCTCGGACATGCGCCCCACGCCCGATCCCGCCGAAGATAATGCCTTTTTCCCCTCGCCCTATTCCCTGAGCCAGTTTACCGCGCCGGTTTCCGATCTGTCGGGGGCGGACTATCCTCATCCCTATTCTGGGGGGCGCTGGAAGATTCTGGTGATCTGTGCAGATGAACGCTATTTGCGGATGGAGAATGGTACGATGTTTTCGACTGGAAATCATCCAGTCGAGACCCTGCTTCCGCTCTATCATCTTGATAAGGCAGGGTTTGGCTTCGATTTCGCGACGATTTCCGGTTATCCAGCCAAGTTTGAACTCTGGGCCATGCCGAGGCAGGACCCTGAGGTGATGGGCCTGTTCGCAAAATATGCCGAAGCCTTGAAAACACCTGTGAAATTGCGAGATGTCCTCGCAAAAGTGCTTGAGGGAGGGTCAGACTATATCGGGGTGTTTATCCCCGGTGGGCATGGTGCATTGATCGGTCTGCCCGAGAGTGCGGAGGTCAAGACCTTGCTTGAATGGGTTGCAGCCGAGGACAAGTTTCTGATCTCGCTGTGTCACGGCCCTGCTGCCTTTTTGGCCGTGGGCAAGGACAGCACGATCTATAAAGGTCGCAAGATCGTGGCCTTTCCGGATGCAATGGACGCGCAAACCCCCGAGATTGGCTATATGCCCGGGCATCTGACGTGGAAATTCGGAGAGGAATTGCAGGCCATCGGCTTTGAGATTCTCAACGAGGGTATTTCCGGTCAGGTCCACAAGGATGGTAAAATCCTGACTGGTGACAGCCCGCTGGCTGGTAATGGCTTGGGGAAACTGGCGGCGACGGAACTGTTGGCTGAGGTGCACAAAAAGTGA
- a CDS encoding PA1136 family autoinducer-binding transcriptional regulator — MSREPADSVLSVLLRLEEATTLEGVSQVICETCEPLGYDRVLLFSAAAQREQIVSRVYWVKGDWFGDGSTVDAETYLQRCPITLNVLKCSAPFFWTKTPNTEYRVVRTPSLSGTNGFQVPIYGPIGLEGAVSFGGGRIDASRRVQLLLTLLAEQAFRVSRALIEGESPETGHLSTREREVLAWVAAGRRGAEIAGTLGISQRTVENHLRNARNRLAVKTTAQAVQAAIRLGQLDGLPD; from the coding sequence GTGAGCCGTGAGCCCGCGGATTCGGTTCTTTCAGTTCTTTTGCGGCTGGAGGAGGCCACAACGCTTGAAGGGGTATCGCAGGTTATCTGCGAGACCTGTGAACCGCTTGGGTATGACCGGGTGCTGCTGTTTTCGGCAGCTGCACAGCGGGAGCAGATCGTGAGCAGGGTGTATTGGGTCAAAGGTGATTGGTTCGGTGATGGCAGCACAGTTGATGCCGAAACCTATCTCCAGAGATGCCCCATCACCCTCAATGTGCTAAAGTGCAGCGCGCCGTTTTTCTGGACCAAGACGCCGAATACCGAATACCGGGTTGTTCGCACCCCGAGCCTGTCGGGCACCAATGGGTTTCAGGTGCCGATTTACGGGCCGATTGGCTTGGAGGGCGCGGTGAGCTTTGGAGGCGGCCGCATCGACGCCTCTCGGCGGGTGCAACTTTTGTTAACCTTGTTGGCGGAGCAGGCGTTTCGGGTCAGCCGCGCCTTGATCGAAGGTGAGAGCCCCGAAACGGGCCATCTGTCGACGCGCGAACGCGAGGTTCTGGCGTGGGTTGCGGCCGGGCGCCGAGGGGCCGAGATTGCCGGCACTCTGGGAATTTCTCAGAGGACGGTTGAAAATCACCTGCGTAACGCGCGCAATCGTTTGGCTGTCAAGACCACGGCACAGGCGGTGCAGGCGGCCATTCGGCTTGGTCAATTGGATGGGTTGCCAGACTGA
- a CDS encoding acyl-CoA dehydrogenase family protein: MQDSPPKDMLGTHEVTNQPASRGDLDLWADDSGLQTHATAAGADPETLAAYGARIGTETLRSAGRAANRHPPELVLFDAGGRRLDEVRFHPAYHDLMRVGIGAGYAAIPWEGAKGGHVTHAAMVYLTSQVEPGVCCPMTMTYAAVPALRSDKALFADWVPKLTARAYDPGAKPLARKPGATLGMAMTEKQGGSDIRANATTATPEGAYYRLFGHKWFCSAPMSDGFLTLAQAPEGLTCFLVPRWLEGARNEIQIQRLKDKLGNRANASAEIEYHGAIAYRLGDEGAGLRTILEMVHHTRLDTAIAPAGLMRAALDHARHWAHHRSVFQRQLIDQPLMRAVLADLALDWEGTLALGLHVARAFDGRSPAERAFARLGVALAKFLGNKLCPGVVYEAMEAMGGMGYVEDTPLPLLYREAPLNSIWEGSGNVICLDILRTLRKEPLAGEVLTAELASVAGQDRRFDAALKAHMQTFPKLPEEAQARWYSESLATLLTASVLMRHAPDAVAQGYISTRLSDPRGRVAGAIGTLDTGPILARLGDGDT; encoded by the coding sequence ATGCAGGACAGCCCGCCTAAGGACATGCTTGGTACCCATGAGGTGACGAACCAACCCGCATCGCGCGGTGATCTTGATCTTTGGGCAGACGATTCTGGCTTGCAGACCCATGCGACGGCAGCAGGGGCCGATCCCGAAACTCTGGCCGCCTATGGCGCACGGATCGGCACTGAAACCCTGCGTTCGGCAGGGCGCGCGGCCAACCGACACCCACCCGAACTGGTGCTTTTTGATGCGGGCGGGCGCAGGCTGGACGAGGTGCGGTTTCACCCCGCGTATCATGATCTGATGCGCGTTGGTATCGGCGCGGGCTATGCGGCCATTCCGTGGGAAGGGGCCAAGGGCGGCCACGTGACCCATGCCGCGATGGTCTATCTGACCTCTCAGGTGGAACCGGGCGTGTGCTGTCCGATGACCATGACCTATGCCGCCGTGCCTGCCCTGCGCAGCGACAAGGCGCTTTTTGCAGATTGGGTGCCGAAACTGACGGCGCGCGCCTATGATCCGGGCGCAAAGCCGCTGGCGCGCAAACCGGGTGCCACACTGGGCATGGCAATGACCGAAAAGCAGGGCGGATCGGACATTCGTGCCAATGCCACCACCGCGACGCCAGAGGGCGCATATTATCGTCTTTTCGGCCATAAATGGTTCTGCTCCGCGCCAATGTCAGACGGGTTTCTAACGCTGGCGCAAGCGCCAGAGGGGCTGACCTGCTTTCTGGTGCCGCGCTGGCTGGAGGGCGCGCGCAATGAGATCCAGATCCAAAGACTAAAAGATAAACTTGGCAATCGTGCCAATGCGTCTGCGGAAATTGAATATCACGGGGCCATCGCCTATCGGCTGGGCGACGAGGGCGCGGGGCTACGTACCATTCTGGAAATGGTGCATCACACGCGGTTGGATACCGCCATAGCCCCGGCAGGGCTGATGCGCGCGGCTCTGGATCACGCGCGGCATTGGGCGCACCATCGGTCCGTCTTTCAAAGGCAACTCATCGACCAGCCGCTGATGCGCGCCGTTCTGGCCGATCTCGCGCTTGATTGGGAGGGCACGCTGGCGCTTGGGCTTCATGTGGCGCGGGCATTTGACGGGCGCAGCCCGGCAGAGCGCGCCTTTGCGCGTCTTGGCGTGGCACTCGCGAAATTCCTCGGCAACAAGCTCTGCCCCGGTGTGGTCTATGAGGCCATGGAGGCCATGGGTGGCATGGGCTATGTCGAAGATACGCCCCTGCCCCTTTTGTACCGCGAAGCGCCGCTCAATTCGATCTGGGAAGGGTCGGGCAATGTCATCTGCCTTGATATCCTGCGCACCCTGCGCAAAGAGCCGCTTGCAGGCGAGGTTCTGACTGCGGAGTTGGCCAGCGTCGCCGGGCAGGACCGCCGGTTTGACGCCGCGCTGAAAGCGCATATGCAAACCTTTCCCAAGCTGCCCGAAGAGGCACAGGCCCGTTGGTATTCCGAGAGCCTCGCCACGCTTCTGACCGCTTCAGTCCTGATGCGGCATGCCCCTGATGCGGTGGCGCAGGGCTATATCTCGACACGCCTCAGCGATCCGCGCGGACGTGTGGCCGGGGCGATTGGCACGCTCGACACAGGCCCCATTCTGGCGCGGCTGGGCGATGGGGACACCTGA
- a CDS encoding FtsB family cell division protein — MTPRSRPWGLLIFFLIAFFLGAYFTFAAVQGDYGLFRRAEIDAQSVELQAQLDALNVRLARMENLTRRLSDGYLDLDLLDQQAREVLGLLRSDEIVIR; from the coding sequence ATGACACCCCGCAGCCGCCCTTGGGGCCTGTTGATTTTTTTCCTGATCGCCTTTTTTCTAGGGGCGTATTTTACATTTGCGGCTGTTCAAGGGGATTACGGCCTATTCCGTCGCGCCGAAATTGATGCACAAAGCGTCGAGTTGCAGGCCCAGCTTGACGCGTTGAATGTGCGGCTGGCGCGGATGGAAAACCTGACCCGGCGGCTCTCGGACGGCTATCTTGATCTTGACTTGTTGGATCAGCAGGCGCGTGAAGTTTTGGGCCTGTTGCGCAGTGACGAGATTGTCATCCGCTGA
- a CDS encoding DNA polymerase III subunit chi, giving the protein MGAVYFYHLTRQPLEATLPMLLEKSLGAGWRVVVRGREAARLVWLDERLWLGPEDGFLPHGVAGGAHDADQPVLLTTDHARPNGAACVMAIDGADVSAEEVQSLQRVCILFDGNDDAAVQVARGQWKALTGAGCAAQYWSEAGGRWEKKAEA; this is encoded by the coding sequence ATGGGGGCCGTCTACTTCTATCACCTGACGCGTCAGCCACTTGAGGCGACATTGCCGATGTTGCTTGAGAAATCCTTGGGGGCTGGCTGGCGCGTGGTGGTGCGGGGAAGAGAGGCGGCGCGGCTTGTCTGGCTCGATGAACGGCTCTGGTTAGGGCCTGAGGATGGGTTTTTGCCGCATGGCGTGGCCGGTGGGGCGCATGATGCCGATCAGCCGGTTTTGCTGACGACAGACCATGCCCGACCCAATGGCGCAGCCTGCGTTATGGCGATCGACGGGGCAGACGTGAGCGCAGAGGAGGTGCAGTCACTGCAACGGGTCTGCATTCTCTTTGACGGGAATGACGACGCGGCCGTTCAAGTTGCGCGTGGACAATGGAAGGCGCTGACCGGCGCAGGCTGCGCCGCGCAATACTGGTCCGAGGCCGGCGGGCGATGGGAAAAGAAGGCCGAGGCCTAA
- a CDS encoding leucyl aminopeptidase produces MTTPLHVVFAETDLEALATAPGRIAVIIPPEGKLDAGARKINRMTRGTLARLVEAAALNDKKPGDVISINWPSGMVAEAIDVVILPRSASPAESRRAGVNLSRLKGDKPLLILGSALRRPVDVLLGVLLRAYDFTPHKSQPKKDTAPKDPGAVTLMTGRPDEVKAEAAPTLALAEGVFFTRDLVNEPANHLTTTEFANRIAAMKDLGLKITILEEKDMEKLGMGALLSVGHGSASPSKLAVMEWLGGPKGEAPLALIGKGVVFDTGGISLKPAAGMEEMTMDMGGAGVVAGVMRTLALRRAKANVVGLVGIVENMPSDRATRPGDVVTSMKGDTIEVINTDAEGRLVLADVLWYAQETYKPRGMIDLATLTGACIVALGHENAAVLSNDEGLCNAFLRAAKTEGEGAWRLPLGPGYADMIKGQIADIKNSAGRPAGTITAAEFLHRFVQEGMPWVHLDIAGVASVKADTTYAPKGATGWGVLALNRLVADMLEES; encoded by the coding sequence ATGACCACCCCCCTGCACGTTGTCTTTGCCGAGACTGATCTAGAGGCGCTCGCCACAGCGCCCGGTCGGATCGCTGTGATCATTCCCCCCGAAGGCAAGCTTGACGCCGGTGCGCGAAAGATCAATCGCATGACGCGCGGCACCCTTGCGCGGCTGGTCGAGGCGGCCGCCCTGAACGACAAAAAACCTGGCGACGTGATCAGCATCAACTGGCCCTCCGGGATGGTGGCCGAGGCGATTGATGTGGTCATCCTTCCCCGCAGCGCCAGCCCCGCCGAGAGCCGCCGCGCAGGTGTGAACCTGAGCCGCCTCAAGGGGGACAAGCCGCTTTTGATCCTTGGATCGGCGTTGCGCCGTCCGGTCGATGTGCTGCTTGGCGTGCTGCTGCGGGCCTATGATTTCACCCCGCACAAATCGCAGCCCAAGAAAGACACCGCACCAAAGGACCCCGGTGCCGTTACGCTGATGACCGGCAGGCCGGATGAAGTCAAAGCCGAAGCCGCGCCCACATTGGCCTTGGCCGAGGGGGTATTCTTTACCCGCGATCTGGTCAACGAGCCTGCCAATCACCTGACCACCACCGAATTCGCAAATCGCATCGCCGCGATGAAGGATCTGGGCCTCAAGATCACCATTCTTGAGGAAAAGGACATGGAGAAACTCGGGATGGGTGCGCTCTTGTCTGTGGGTCACGGGAGCGCCAGCCCGTCGAAACTGGCAGTGATGGAATGGCTAGGCGGGCCAAAGGGCGAGGCACCACTGGCCCTCATCGGCAAGGGCGTGGTGTTCGACACAGGTGGCATCAGCCTGAAACCCGCCGCTGGCATGGAAGAAATGACCATGGACATGGGCGGTGCCGGTGTTGTCGCAGGGGTCATGCGCACGCTGGCCCTTCGGCGCGCCAAGGCAAATGTCGTGGGCCTTGTGGGCATCGTGGAAAACATGCCCTCGGACCGCGCCACCCGTCCTGGCGACGTGGTGACGTCGATGAAGGGCGACACCATCGAGGTGATCAATACCGACGCCGAGGGGCGGCTCGTGCTGGCAGATGTGCTCTGGTATGCGCAAGAAACCTACAAGCCGCGCGGAATGATTGATCTGGCCACCCTCACAGGGGCCTGTATCGTGGCCTTGGGTCACGAGAATGCCGCTGTTCTCAGCAATGACGAAGGGCTCTGCAACGCCTTCCTGCGTGCCGCAAAGACAGAAGGCGAAGGCGCATGGCGTCTGCCGCTCGGGCCGGGCTATGCCGATATGATCAAGGGCCAGATCGCCGATATCAAGAACTCTGCCGGGCGGCCTGCGGGCACGATCACGGCAGCGGAATTCCTGCACCGCTTTGTGCAGGAGGGCATGCCTTGGGTACATCTTGATATCGCGGGGGTGGCCAGCGTCAAGGCGGACACGACCTACGCCCCCAAAGGCGCGACAGGCTGGGGCGTTCTGGCGCTCAACCGTCTGGTTGCGGATATGCTTGAGGAGAGTTGA
- the lptF gene encoding LPS export ABC transporter permease LptF: protein MLSQFMVLFGFFALVLVSIFWINKAVRMFDRLIGDGQPAWVFVEFTALTLPGVIGVVLPIAAFAAAVYVVNRLSSESELTVMQATGYSPLRLARPVFVFGVIVAVMMSLLAHFLIPSSLSQLRLRLDEVSRNITAKLLSEGEFLHPAPGVTFYIREITLSGELRDVFLSDRRDPEAPVTYTSSRAYLVQEGGGTRLVMVSGLAQNIRAEQNRLFTTYFDDFSYDISSLVRRDVVNLDEVAFAGTLEMLRDPEAVAARTGVSMGAVMAQMHGRITAALLCVIAALVGFCTLLVGAHSRFGVWRQVLLAFGLLVGLKIVESLVLAPVLASAVLWPLLYLPALIGLALSGLLLALASYPGLWHRLRRKGPAAEVPT from the coding sequence ATGCTGTCGCAATTCATGGTTTTGTTCGGTTTCTTTGCGCTCGTTTTGGTTTCGATCTTTTGGATCAACAAGGCGGTGCGCATGTTCGACCGGCTGATCGGGGATGGCCAGCCCGCTTGGGTGTTTGTGGAATTCACGGCATTGACCCTGCCGGGGGTGATCGGCGTCGTGCTGCCGATTGCGGCCTTTGCTGCCGCTGTTTACGTGGTCAACCGCCTGTCAAGCGAAAGCGAGCTGACGGTGATGCAGGCCACTGGATATTCGCCTCTGCGCTTGGCCCGCCCGGTGTTTGTCTTCGGTGTGATCGTTGCGGTGATGATGTCGCTCTTGGCGCATTTCCTGATCCCCAGCAGCCTAAGCCAGCTGCGCCTGCGGCTAGATGAGGTCTCGCGCAATATCACGGCCAAATTGCTCAGCGAGGGCGAATTCCTGCATCCCGCCCCCGGCGTGACCTTCTATATTCGCGAGATCACATTGTCTGGCGAATTGCGCGACGTGTTTCTGTCTGACCGGCGTGATCCCGAAGCGCCTGTGACCTATACCTCGTCCCGCGCCTATCTGGTGCAAGAGGGGGGCGGCACACGGCTGGTCATGGTCTCGGGATTGGCCCAGAATATTCGCGCCGAGCAAAACCGGCTCTTTACCACCTATTTTGACGATTTTTCCTATGACATCAGCAGCCTTGTTCGGCGCGATGTGGTCAATTTAGACGAGGTGGCCTTTGCGGGCACGCTCGAGATGCTGCGCGACCCCGAGGCGGTCGCGGCGCGCACGGGCGTTAGTATGGGGGCTGTGATGGCCCAGATGCATGGCCGCATCACGGCGGCTTTGCTCTGCGTGATCGCGGCTTTGGTTGGGTTCTGCACCCTCTTGGTGGGGGCACATAGCCGGTTTGGTGTCTGGCGTCAGGTGTTGCTGGCTTTTGGTCTTTTGGTGGGGCTCAAGATCGTCGAGAGCCTTGTGCTGGCACCGGTTCTGGCCAGCGCTGTGCTGTGGCCGTTGCTTTATCTGCCGGCGCTGATCGGGCTGGCGTTGTCGGGGCTGCTCCTGGCGCTTGCCAGCTATCCGGGCCTGTGGCACCGGCTGCGGCGCAAGGGGCCTGCGGCGGAGGTGCCGACATGA